Within the Planctomycetia bacterium genome, the region ACGACGAAGCTACCCGGCTCTTGAATACGTTCGTACATGGGTCCGCTCAACGGAGAAGCCGCCGTATTGCTTCTCCGACTCGATGGAATGCGATCCACGCAAGCGTTCGACGATCGGTGCGAACTTCGGCGATTCCTTTCATTCCGGGCCGGAGTGAACCCGAGTCGTTATCGAGTTCGACTTCAGCGACGAAGACGTTCGCACCGCCGCGAAGTTCGGCGCGAGGATAAACGCGGGAAACGACTCCTTGGCGATCGTCGCCGGCAGTCGAATCTAAGTAAAGGTCGATCGACTGCCCCGACGTGATCCGATCGATTTCGGCTTCCGGAACGAGCACCTCGACGACCATCCGGTCGAGAGGAGCGACTTCGAACAACGATTGTCCGATCTTGACCGGGGCGCCCTCCGCGCGGTCCATGTCGCCGCTGACGACGACACCGGCGATCGGCGCGACGATGTCGAGGTGTACCAGACGATTCTCAAGCAGCTTCAAGCGTTCGGTGAGTCGTCGACTTTCCAGGGCATCGATCTGAGCTGCAGCGGTCTTGCCTACCGCCATGTTGGCGGAGCGCGACTTCGCGGCGCGGTCGCGCTCTGCGGTCGCGGCGGCGATCTCCCAGGTCAGCTCCTTGGCATCGAGCCGTCCGAGCGATTGGTTCGTCGCAACGATGTCTCCCGGCTTTACGAGACTTTGCTGAAGGATGCCGTCGAACGGGGCGGCTATGTG harbors:
- a CDS encoding efflux RND transporter periplasmic adaptor subunit — its product is MHLKTPPDRVRPASACNEPTMPAEWSLLTSLVELTDSILRADDEAAMYRTLALGVNQCFAGDYTAIASGRCSRFQIEVFTHLESFDRGSELVRQLEQKCEPYSDGGNAAVRFLELPGGEQFAFLPFISSAGQVIAIALVKPTRSSEPISIEAMSLIGEHIGPALEAKSVVLRRSKAGLWWHALRENIAKNKRYAFCGVLALAAIGALPLPYKVRCEVEVQPVVRRHIAAPFDGILQQSLVKPGDIVATNQSLGRLDAKELTWEIAAATAERDRAAKSRSANMAVGKTAAAQIDALESRRLTERLKLLENRLVHLDIVAPIAGVVVSGDMDRAEGAPVKIGQSLFEVAPLDRMVVEVLVPEAEIDRITSGQSIDLYLDSTAGDDRQGVVSRVYPRAELRGGANVFVAEVELDNDSGSLRPGMKGIAEVRTDRRTLAWIAFHRVGEAIRRLLR